In Silene latifolia isolate original U9 population chromosome X, ASM4854445v1, whole genome shotgun sequence, the following proteins share a genomic window:
- the LOC141618691 gene encoding uncharacterized protein LOC141618691: MENLKTDLHELHKMLVQAERNMGLDVSTSKDVLSINAKSKKKFKKSANKGKKPSSYKGKEKAIENSSSKPKRGVKPDDKCHYCNGIGHWKRNCPKYLEDIKAGRVTPVGNSSSKSL; this comes from the coding sequence ATGGAAAACTTGAAAACCGATCtccatgagttgcacaaaatgcttgtgcaagccgaaaggaaCATGGGGCTTGATGTAAGCACTAGCAAGGATGTGCTCAGCATCAATGCAAAGAGTAAGAAAAAGTTTAAGAAAAGTGCTAACAAGGGTAAGAAGCCCTCTTCCTACAAAGGTAAGGAGAAAGCTATTGAGAATAGCTCTTCCAAACCTAAAAGGGGAGTTAAACCCGATgacaagtgccattattgtaatggcataggcCATTGGAAGCGCAATTGCCCCAAATATTTGGAAGACATcaaagctggacgtgtgactccagtaggtaatagTTCTTCCAAAAGTTTATGA